The DNA segment GTGAAGAATTGAAACGCCTTGCTGAACTTACCAATGGACAACTTGCGGATGTGGTGGTCGATGCCACAGGCAGCAATAATTCCATGGCTCATGCGCTGAACTACTGCGCTTTCCTTGGCCGACTTGTTTACGTGGGCATTACGCAGCAGGAAATATCTTTCCTCCATGCACCTGCCCTGCATCGCCGCGAACTGACCATTCTCGCGAGCCGCAATGCACTGCCGGGTGATTTCACTCGTATCATCAAGTTGATTGAAGATGGCCAGATCAATACGAACACTTGGATCACACACAACTCATCCTTCGAAGGCATGATTGATGCATTCCCAAGCTGGGTGAAACCTGAAACAGGTGTGATCAAAGCTATTGTCGCCGTATAACACTCACGTCTATGCGTTTGGATAGCCATCAGCATTTTTGGAACTACAGCAGCGAGCAGTATCCATGGATCCAGCCGTCGTGGCCAATTAAGCGCACATTCTTACCAAACGATTTGGCACCACTGCTTGCGCAAGCCAACCTCGATGGCTGTATCGCCGTGCAAGCACGTCAGACGCTGGAAGAATCTCGTTGGTTGCTGGAGCTCGCTGACCAGTCTCCCGTCATCAAAGGTGTCGTTGGCTGGGTGGATCTGCGTTCAGACAAAGTTGAGGAACAGCTCGCACAATTTGCCAAGCATCCGAAATTCGTTGGAGTCCGTCATGTCGTACAGGATGAACCGGATGATGATTTCATGCTGCGACCGGAATTTCTTCGCGGCCTCAGCAAGTTAAAGCAGTTCAACTTGCGCTACGATATCCTCATCTATCCGAAACAATTGCCTGCGGCTATCAAGCTGACTCAACAATTCCCCGAGCAACCTTTCGTGCTGGATCACATCGCCAAGCCGCACATCAAGGACGGCAGCCTGTCACCATGGCGTGAACAGATACAGGAACTGGCGAAAGCACCGAACTTGATGTGCAAAGTCTCCGGCATGATCACGGAAGCCAAGTGGCAAGGCTGGCGCTATGACCACTTTGTTCCCTATATGGACGTGGTGGCAGAAGCTTTCGGAACAAATCGCTTGATGTATGGTTCCGATTGGCCGGTCTGCTTGCTTGCGGGTTCTTATCCGCAAGTTTACAGCATGGCGCAGAAGTATTTCTCCCGGGAAAGCGAAGCCAATCAAGCCAGGGTGTTCGGAGGCAATGCGGCAAAATTCTATCTGACGCGATGACAACCGTATCGCAATCAAAACGGATTGCGGTACGCCTGGACTTGGCTCAAGCCAACTTAGCCAGCATTGGCACCTTGGTCACAGGCAGCATCATCGCCATCTGGTTAGCCAAGGATCAGGCGGATTACATTCCGTTCCGCTGGTTTCACATCTTGTTCTTCGCGGTGGGAATTCCCGTCTTGGTATTGATCCATGAAGCCGTTCACGCTCTGGCTGGAATGTTCTTTGGCAAACTCAAGCTTGAGTCCTTTAAGTTCGGCGTCTTCTGGCACTGCCTGATGCCCTACTGCCACTGCCTTGAACCCGTCTCGGTGCGGACTTATCGGCGGGTGCTCATCATGCCATTGCTGCTCACCGTGCCTTTGTTCGTTTGGTTTCTCTCCCATCATCCGGCTGTTTGGTCCGCGATACTGACAGCCTTTTCATTGTCCGGTTGCATGGGTGATCTCCTGATCTTCCATAAGCTTAACGGTATGAAACAGGACAGCCTCGTGCTGGATAGCCCAGACGAAGCCGGTTGCGATGTGATCGTAAGCGATAAAGCGCAGGCCGCTTAGTCGGCCTTGCTATCGGCAGGCGGTGCGGGAGGAGCGACAGGCCGGCTCACCTTGGCCAAGCGTTCGCGCAACATGTCAGCACGCAACACATCGCGCTCTTCCGCACCTAACTTCTCAGTGGATGGCTTATCCGTCACCAAGCTCTGCAAATGCCCCGGCTGCGTCATGATGAAAAGCTCATCGACCAGCGGACGTTCCAGATTCGGAAAGAGCTGCAGATCCACACCCAGATGCATGAGCGAGAGAAGATTCATAGTCTCTTTCGAGGAGATACTGTGAGAGTTCGCCAGCACGCCGTAGGCGCGACCGATCTGGTTCAGCACCACCTTGGGTTTGTCTTCCATCAACTTCGTGCGGGCGTTCTCCTCATGCTCGATGATCTGGAAAAGCACCTTCGTCAGACGCTCCACGATCTCCGGCTCGGATTGTCCCAACGTCATCTGATTCGACACTTGGAACACGTTACCATCAGCACTCGTGCCTTCACCGTGCAGACCGCGAACCGCCAAGCCCAACTTGCTGACCGCCTGGATGATCTGATTGATCTGATCCGCGAGCACGAGGCCCGGCAGATGCAACATGGCACTTACGCGAATGCCC comes from the Verrucomicrobiia bacterium genome and includes:
- a CDS encoding amidohydrolase family protein; translation: MRLDSHQHFWNYSSEQYPWIQPSWPIKRTFLPNDLAPLLAQANLDGCIAVQARQTLEESRWLLELADQSPVIKGVVGWVDLRSDKVEEQLAQFAKHPKFVGVRHVVQDEPDDDFMLRPEFLRGLSKLKQFNLRYDILIYPKQLPAAIKLTQQFPEQPFVLDHIAKPHIKDGSLSPWREQIQELAKAPNLMCKVSGMITEAKWQGWRYDHFVPYMDVVAEAFGTNRLMYGSDWPVCLLAGSYPQVYSMAQKYFSRESEANQARVFGGNAAKFYLTR
- a CDS encoding DUF3267 domain-containing protein, with the protein product MTTVSQSKRIAVRLDLAQANLASIGTLVTGSIIAIWLAKDQADYIPFRWFHILFFAVGIPVLVLIHEAVHALAGMFFGKLKLESFKFGVFWHCLMPYCHCLEPVSVRTYRRVLIMPLLLTVPLFVWFLSHHPAVWSAILTAFSLSGCMGDLLIFHKLNGMKQDSLVLDSPDEAGCDVIVSDKAQAA
- a CDS encoding protein arginine kinase; the encoded protein is MSQDSIHQFLLPLTEASKRKGPNDKIVVSSRVRLARNVRGLAFPGWAKKPERVKALETIQPAVESLPQMKKHYAASMDQLSSLDKQILMERHLISREHAAKNAGSGLVVNKEESVCVMINEEDHMRMQALRPGFQIKEAWEDIDRADSFLETKLDYAFTPKLGYLTACPTNLGTGIRVSAMLHLPGLVLADQINQIIQAVSKLGLAVRGLHGEGTSADGNVFQVSNQMTLGQSEPEIVERLTKVLFQIIEHEENARTKLMEDKPKVVLNQIGRAYGVLANSHSISSKETMNLLSLMHLGVDLQLFPNLERPLVDELFIMTQPGHLQSLVTDKPSTEKLGAEERDVLRADMLRERLAKVSRPVAPPAPPADSKAD